A segment of the Mercurialis annua linkage group LG4, ddMerAnnu1.2, whole genome shotgun sequence genome:
GATCCGATGAGAcgataaaaatttcaaaataaatgtaTCTTTGTGTGTTCTAACAAAAaattgtttatatgttttgtctCAACAAACAGGAATGAAAACGGATTACGCAGTCAACAGAATTTAGATTTTAGTAGAACTAAATGAATGCAAACTTAATAATTCAAAGTTGAAGTTGCATagaaaaatatcataaaatttacTTAGGAAACAAACAATAGTTTTTTTTCATACAATGTCTCTACGCTGAAATTTCAAGATAGCAGTAAGACTAAACGTGTGCAAAAATCAAACGGAATGAACTTAAAATTAGATACGAGTCATGTTTTGACAACTATAAACCGAATTCTCATTCACATGGATGAAAATTTTGTAAAGGGCTTTTTCAAGAGTTTGGAAACAATTGTTATCAGAACATATATATGTTATCTTCTTTCAATATTTACCATAGATAACAAAACACTTTAACCTGCAATATTCACAAACAACTTTACATGTATCCTTTAGTTTCCTTTCTTCTTCCACTGTAGCTGGTTTACATCCACGACAGCAAGATCAAGTCGTTTCATCGAATACCATTTCCTACAAGTTCCATAAGGATGAAAAATGTGccgttaattataaattaaacagTTTAAATAAAAGAACATCAATGTGATTTCACACGATTTGAGCAAGCATAATGAGAAAAGTCCTAAGAGTCGACTCCTTTAGCAAGTTCGGAACTCAATACCCCTATTCATCATTTAAATTGGATAATCATCTAAGTTTGTCTAAAGTTACCAGCTCCACATATTTAAATGGCATTAAACACACTGTACATCATCAGTAACGAGTATCTTGATCAAAATGcaagaaaatggaaaaaatacgGAGCAAAATGTTGTTGGGTAAATAGGAGGAGAAATGATGAGAAGCTCTTGCATTTTGTACAGATAACCAACAGGATGAGAATGTTTACCTTGCCACATACTGGGCAGCTGTCACTTCTCTCCATCCACTCATAAATGCAACCAAGGTGGAAATGGTGAGAGCAGTTTGTTACTATCTTGGGGTTCTCTGGAGTATATTCTGCACATGAAAAGTAAAAGATTTAGTGCACTAAAAGCCCAATATTCAGATATCAAAAGTAAGAGAATGCAAACTAAACACGTAATTTGTAGCAACAAGCATTCGCATCCTAAGTTTAATTCGacttttcaatttgattatatatttcATGAGATTTATTTACTAGCGCTATCATTGAAATACTTGGTCTCTAGATTGAAGGAGAAAAACACAATCGCAGAACCCTGCCCTTCAATCACATACTTCTCCTGCTTAGCTGACAAAGCGACTGAGCACATTTTACCTTCTCGACACATGGTAACACGGAATGGAGAATTTTGACCTGCACATAACTCCAAGATTCTTTGTTCACATCCACACTAGGGTCATGATAAAATGGATTTTGGTCTGGAATAAATTAGCAGATATTTCTAACGTCCATATTATAAACTTCTCTTTCTCAGCCTCAAAGTTCAATGcattggtgattttttttaaccaaaagaaaaatgtagaacaacaaaaataaaaaaataaagccaTAAGTAACATATGTTAGCTTAGTAGCTAATTAATGTTTTTGATTTCAAAACTATTGGCAGACATCCTTAAGAAGAGTTATAATCATCACATGACAGCTCAGTAGCTCCAATGCCAGTTATAGCTAAATTAATAATCTTACCATCAAGACATGTTGGACAGACATCCTCTTCTTCTGAGGATGAATAGACATATCCAATTCCAACAGTTGATTTTGCTGACGAGAGCTTCAATGAGGATCTACTGCGCTGTTGTTTGGATCCTTCTTCACAAGCCGAAGAAAGCCATTTGTCTCCTGTACCCAAGGAATCAGAATCACCATCATTATCACTTCTTAATGGTTCTGATTCCTCATGTGAATGACTTGAGCCCTTCTCCCGTCTTGAAACTACACCATCACGCTGCAAGCGAAAATATCTGGGATCGGCATCATAAGGCAAAGGCCTTGGAGGAGAGCGGTACATGTCAGAAAGAGAGTTGTCAAGCGATGCTGAAGAAGTCATAGAAGCTGCCCCCTGAATGGATGAAGGGACAGAATGCAATTCCCCTCTTCGAAATAATGAGGAGTACTATGAATAATAAGAAACcacaaagaaaaagaagagagaaaatggTTGGTACTTCATCACCACAAATATTAACAGAATAATTCTCAGAGCTAAATAGCAAACGTAAAAGACCACAAAATCAGCCTGCAATCCGTACTAGCATTCTTTTTCTATCCATGCAAAGCAAAAACGGAATCGACTATAATTCTTcaccaatatttttaattaggcTAGAAACTAAGATTTGACAAAGATGTTTTACAATACTATAAATGTAGACAAGCTATGAAACATGATTTCTTTACTTGCAATAAAACCCTTTACCAATTTGTACTGCAGATCAAGCGGGCAAAAATTCTTTTTACTTGTCAAAAAGAAAACAGAATTGATCCGACTCCAGATCAACTGGGATACAAGCACAATAAAATCACATATTCCCTGAAGCTATAATAGATCCTCTTTTTTTCCTTAACAAGCTAACTAacaattttcaatttgaaagaGGACCCATTCAAGTACAAGCATGCAAATTTTCTTCCTCACTCATTAATCGGTCATAATTTCTCTCTCAAGCAATCTTCCTCCTAATCTTCATCAGGTCAAAAACAAACGAATTGATGCAACAATGTGTTGTCATATCTAGCTGACAAGCCATACTTAGCTAATGCAAACATGAAGAAACTAAAGAATAAGCAATTATCTCTTGATGATTCCAGTTAAAATATCTGTCAAGAACTCAAGACAAGAACTAGTAATATTAACTGGTGGGACGAggagaaataaaataatgagaAAATCGAAACATACCACATGTAGAAAATTCTGAACAAAGCAACCAAGACACATACAGTTTCTGTAAACAGAACTATTAGGATTTAAATAATCCTCAAAATCGTCAGCATGTAAACAGCAACAAACGGCACCCATGGTGTCAGCTCCAAACTCTTTATTTTCACTCTGTGTCCCTTGCAGTAATGCTCCACTTTCACCAGCAAGTTTTATCCTCTCACAAACTATTGTTTCCAATAAATAACTAATAGAGAATTAGATAGTACTCTAAGCTAGCAGAACTTAAATTGCCCACAGCAACCAATACCCTCTCCTCAATAATCCAGTGCTaagtgatatttttttaaaattgattgcTCAATAATCACAATCACCtgcaaaatataaaaacattaagcccatatttaaaacaaatccactAAATAGATACCACTAAAGCCAGTAGCCGGCTTAAATCAACATATCAAACAAAAACGTGATGTGATCAATTCTGaagataaaatatatttgatcATCCATTCAAGCTATATTCCAaaacaaactaaattaaaaacttaTCACATGATTAAAACTTATTAACAAAATCAACAACTAATCCTACTTGTTCTTACAAAAGTTTCAATCTTTATTCTTTTTTCTCTTACCAAAGCTCCAAGGTTTATCCTTGATCAAAATTTTCCTTCAACAATTCAATAAAACAAGCAATTTTATTTCCGTTCTTTTAATtgcattataaaaaaaaacccacaAAAAAGTACATGGAATAGAAAAAACACATAAACCCAGAAACAAAAATTCAATGGATCATTCGAATTAGCAAGTTttaaaactaaaagataataaatttgacaaaaaaataccTTGAGCGAGCTGAGATAAGTGGGTATATGAACGGAGATATGAACAAAAATTAGAACCTAGAGTTAGAAAGATGAAATAAAAGAGGATCAatagataataataattaatagttaGAGAAGTGGAGAGACAAAGAAGCTCAAAATCGGAGAAAAATCGGAGTTTGAAAAAGATTAATCGGCGAGAAAAGCTAGAGCTGCCGTCTCTCCTCTCtcttttttccttcttttctttGGTGGTGGGTGATGGAACCAATCCACTTTCACCTttattttatgttctttttttaataagactttatttaaatttctaaaaataaatagttttgtGTGTACTTATATGTTTTTAAGCTAAATACAAATTGGACCAATATTTTAGAATTTTGTACTAATTATAAAAAGACAAACTAAAATATTATGCCTATTTAAAAATCAACCATTCTTTGTTGGAGGagagtttaattttcaaattaaataattattagtaGTAAGTTCTGCGTGTTTATGTGTAATTAAATTatactatatttatttaaataataaatttaataagaaataaatataaaaaaatttatattatgttatataaaatatgagcttgtcaaaatttattatttttaaaagattaatattcaataaaataaataatttgtagaaattagaagttaatatatattagaaaATTGTTTTGTGtagaaactaaaaattaatatagattaaaatacttattaaaatacatattatttttaaataagtgatttagaaaaaaaataaaaactgatgaaaatactctatttattgaaaattaataaaaattatatttgctAAGAATCAATGAGAATGCTCTATTGGTCCTCCCAATTATATAGGTGTACAGATTTAGATTTTTAGTTCTATTTCGacgtatatatttttttgatagtattttttttgttaacaaAATGCTAGCAAtggattaattttaaaaggagaaattcttatgtagactcggtctgccacgtcatccgtaaactaacctatcacattatgacacgtcattaaaatgatggcaattttgtaaatttgttttttatttatttacacctttgaatagtaatattataagattgccatcattttaatgacgtgtcataatgtgataggtttggtctacggatgacgtggtagactgagtctatttaagaatttttcttttaaaagataaaGCAATGAATTGAAAGAATGGGAAATAAATTAGTAGGACCATTCTTGCTAATAGTAAATTAATAACGCAttaaattttcttaaaataaagcaatggattttttatttattttttaaagtaggACCACTGTCGCCTGCAATTGATGACATTGCTCAATAATGCGCACACAACAACCAGAGGGAGaactcaacaaaaaaaaaacaatttgtaaGAGTCAATGAAACtcaattgaaatcaaaaatcaCATCACCATTTTTGAGCGGGTCCTCCATATTTCAAAATCTTATTTTTCACTCAACTAAACCTTAAAGATGTTAGTTACTATTTGCTCAAACCCTAGATTTTTCCCCATTTCACAGGAATGAAGAGCTTGAGGTTCTGGTTCAATTTTCTAAATTAGGGTTTTAGTTTTCGAGTGAAGAGAAAGGAATTTTGAAGATTGTATCGCAATGCAGAGCTCATCGTCAAGCTCAGTAGTAGCAGCACAGCCAGATGCTATATTAGAGTGGCTACAAAAGGAAATGGGGTATAGGCCGTTAGGGCCGTACAATGCTTCTACTAACAAATCTCAATTGCCTTCGATTGACGCAATTCGCAAGGTTTGTCGTGGGAATATGATACCCATTTGGAGTTTTTTGATAAAGAGGGTCAAATCTGAGAAAACTGTGGAGAGTATTAGGAAGAATATAATGGTTCATGGTAGTAGTGGTGGTGATGGTGAGAGTGGCAATTTGGTGAATTTGGGGAAGGAGGGGGTTGGTAATAGGAGTAAAGGAGGGAGAAGGAAGGAGAAGCTTGCCGTGGCGGTTGGAGATAGTTTGAGTTCGAGCGGGGGAGTAGAGAGTAGGGAGGTTGCTGTACAAGAGAGAGAATTGGCTGCTAAGGAAGTTGAGAGGCTGAGGAATGTTGTTAGGAGGCAAAGGAGAGATTTGCGAGCTAGAATGATGGAGGTTTCTAGAGAAGAGGCCGAGAGAAAGAGAATGCTCGATGAGCGCGCCAAGAACAGGTTTGGCTTTTGTACATTTTGATTTATGTGGCCGTGTGTTAGTAGTTTACTTTATCTGGTGTGTATTTAATTTGCTAGTTATTGAACTTTTGGTATGTTAAAATGAGGGTAGTGAATGCAGAATGTGGATGATGAGGATTTATTAATTAGTTAACAGAAGCTTTCACAAatttttcatgtattatatctgctagataaTTTCTGATTTTCTCAGCAATGGAAACTTAATGTTTTCTTTGTGACATATTGAGATTCTGGCTTCTTTGCTTTTGGACACAATGTTTGGCCATTTTAGATAAACGATAGTCCCGTAGTTTCATATCAAAGAGAGccatctctctctctctctttacTCTTACATTTTCATCTTCTGGTATGATATTTTGTCTAGAGGTTATCAACTATGCTTGTTTATTTTGCTTGATGTGCTAAGATTCACCAAGATGCACTCCGGCAAGAAAGTAACTGTTCACCCCTTGGGTTTGCGTTGACATATGCTTACCGCTACTGCAGGCATAAACAGGTTATGTTGGAGGCCTACGATCAGCAATGTGATGAGGCAACAAAAATATTTGCAGAGTATCATAAACGTCTTTGCCACTATGTTAATCAAGCAAGAGATGCTCAAAGGTCAAGTCTTGACTCATCTGTTGAAGTACCTTGCAGCTTTACTGCAAACAGTGAGAAGGAGGCTGTCTACTCAACTGTGAAGGGTTCTAAATCTGCGGATGATGTTATTCTTATTGAAACCACTAGGGAAAGAAACATCCGGAAGGCATGTGAATCTCTtgcatgttatatgattgagAGAATACGCAACTCTTTTCCAGCCTATGAAGGAAGTGGCATTCATTTGAATCCTCAACTTGAAGCAGCTAAGTTGGGCATTGATTTTGATGGGGAAGTACCTGATGAGGTTAGAGCTGTCATTGTAAGTTGTTTGAAGAATCCTCCTCTATTACTTCAGGCAATTACCACATACACTCTACGATTGAAAACTATCATTTCTAGAGAAATAGAGAAAATTGATGTTAGAGCCGATGCAGAAACCTTAAGGTATAGTTATATTTTCTTGTATGATGAATTATAGAAGATCATATTGTTGTCTCTGTCAAACTACATAATTGTATAACTATGTTGTATAAATTCAATGTTTTTCTATTAACAATATTACTAAGATTTTGGAGCTTTCATTATTGATGATTCTGCTATTTAACTTTACCATACTTAATATGAAGGCGGAGCTGAATTCATCCAATTATTTAAGACCATCATATTTATTCTAGTGCTAAAATCAGTTGTCCTTTTTGAGTTGGCTTATCTAGCTATTTGCATTAAGCTACAAGGCAGGCAGTCGTGTAgcagttattattattattattagttattaATATTGTTAGCCGTTACATGCATTCTTGGCGCATTATTTTCTGTTTATAGGTAATATGTTGTTGACATCTCTGTGCTATGATATTAGAGTTGTAGGCAACTTGCTGTTTCTGAAGTGGAGCTTGATTATATACATTGCACTGATTAAATTTAGAGGTGAAAACCTCTACTATGTGCTTAGAATTGATTAGAAGGTTCATTTTATGTAGGTGTCTGCTTGCACTGTCAATTATTAGTTATATCGAATATGAAGTATGTGATCTACATCATGGTCTTGCACGCCTATCATACTTGTTTTGTATATTCCCAATGCTTATGAAAATGATTTTGAGTTGCtctctttttgttttattttttatagctTAAGTACTATCCTTTATCACATTACTAACTGATAATTACTTTGTCAGATACAAGTATGAGAATAACCGAGTAATGGATATTTCTTCTCCTGACGCGAGCTCACCATTAAATTATCAACTTTATGGCAATGGAAAGATTGGGACAGACATGCCCTCTAAAGGAACTCAAAACCAACTTCTTGAACGACAGGTATTCCTCCTTTCTTGACTGTAACTTGTGCATTTCTTTATATCCTTTATTGCTCTACAGCTTGTAAAAAGTCCATGCTTTCTATTGTCTTTTGATGTTTCTTCCAAAGTGCCTTTCAAGCTATTATTGTTAACGCAGTTTATGATTTTGGCTGCCAAACTCATGCCTCTTTGTTGTGAATAGACATAAGAAGGTAGttttacattttatatattCTTTATTCATAGTTTGTGTATGCAATATGCATTTCGATAAAGTTTGCCGACTCTTAACTTTCTGCAGA
Coding sequences within it:
- the LOC126678786 gene encoding E3 ubiquitin-protein ligase At3g02290-like, with amino-acid sequence MGAVCCCLHADDFEDYLNPNSSVYRNCMCLGCFVQNFLHVYSSLFRRGELHSVPSSIQGAASMTSSASLDNSLSDMYRSPPRPLPYDADPRYFRLQRDGVVSRREKGSSHSHEESEPLRSDNDGDSDSLGTGDKWLSSACEEGSKQQRSRSSLKLSSAKSTVGIGYVYSSSEEEDVCPTCLDEYTPENPKIVTNCSHHFHLGCIYEWMERSDSCPVCGKEMVFDETT
- the LOC126677389 gene encoding AUGMIN subunit 5 translates to MQSSSSSSVVAAQPDAILEWLQKEMGYRPLGPYNASTNKSQLPSIDAIRKVCRGNMIPIWSFLIKRVKSEKTVESIRKNIMVHGSSGGDGESGNLVNLGKEGVGNRSKGGRRKEKLAVAVGDSLSSSGGVESREVAVQERELAAKEVERLRNVVRRQRRDLRARMMEVSREEAERKRMLDERAKNRHKQVMLEAYDQQCDEATKIFAEYHKRLCHYVNQARDAQRSSLDSSVEVPCSFTANSEKEAVYSTVKGSKSADDVILIETTRERNIRKACESLACYMIERIRNSFPAYEGSGIHLNPQLEAAKLGIDFDGEVPDEVRAVIVSCLKNPPLLLQAITTYTLRLKTIISREIEKIDVRADAETLRYKYENNRVMDISSPDASSPLNYQLYGNGKIGTDMPSKGTQNQLLERQKAHVQQFLATEDAINKSTEARDICQKLIKRLHGSGDVLTSHSLGVGGTSQNMGSLGQFELEVWAKEREVSGLRASLNTLMSEIQRLNKLCAERKEAEDSLRKKWKKIEEFDARRSELEAVYTALLKANMDAAAFWSQQPLAAREYASSTIIPACTVVADIANNTKDLIDKEVNAFSQSPDNSLYMLPSTPQALLESMGSTASTGPEAVAAAEKNAALLTARAGARDPSAIPSICRVSAAFQYPDGLEGSDAGLASVLESLEFCLKLRGSEASILEDLAKAINLVHIRQDLVESGHALLSHAYRSQQEYERTTKYCLNLASEHEKIVSDKWLPELKTAVLNAEKCFEDCKYVRGLLDEWWEQPASTVVDWITVDGQNVAAWHNHVKQLLAYYDKEFL